Proteins from one Dromiciops gliroides isolate mDroGli1 chromosome 6, mDroGli1.pri, whole genome shotgun sequence genomic window:
- the C1QTNF7 gene encoding complement C1q tumor necrosis factor-related protein 7, producing the protein MFVLLYVTSFVIWASGQHRGNQFKGESHSPRYICSIPGLPGPPGPPGANGSPGPHGRIGLPGRDGRDGRKGEKGEKGTAGLRGKAGPIGPAGEKGDQGETGKKGPTGPGGDKGDVGPIGLPGPKGDRGDQGDRGAPGVCRCGSIVLKSAFSVGITTSYPEERLPIVFNKVLFNEGEHYNPSTGKFICAFPGIYYFSYDITLANKHLAIGLVHNGQFKIKTFDANTGNHDVASGSTVIYLQPEDEVWLEIFFTDQNGLFSDPSWADSLFSGFLLYVDTDYLDSLSEEDEL; encoded by the exons ATGTTTGTCTTGCTCTATGTTACAAGTTTTGTCATCTGGGCAAGTGGACAACATCGGGGTAATCAGTTCAAAGGAGAAAGTCACTCCCCGAGGTATATCTGTAGCATACCTGGTTTGCCTGGGCCTCCTGGTCCCCCAGGAGCTAATGGATCACCTGGGCCCCACGGTCGTATTGGCCTTCCAGGAAGAGATGGTAGAGATGGCAGGAAAGGTGAAAAAGGTGAAAAGGGGACTGCAG gtTTAAGAGGAAAAGCTGGACCAATAGGACCAGCtggagagaaaggagaccaaggagAGACTGGTAAAAAAGGACCTACGGGACCAGGTGGAGACAAAGGAGATGTAGGTCCAATTGGACTTCCTGGACCAAAGGGAGATCGAGGAGATCAAGGTGATCGAGGGGCACCTGGTGTCTGCAGGTGTGGGAGCATAGTGCTCAAATCTGCTTTTTCTGTTGGCATTACCACCAGTTACCCAGAAGAAAGATTACCCATTGTGTTCAACAAGGTCCTTTTCAATGAAGGGGAGCACTACAATCCCTCAACAGGAAAGTTCATATGTGCATTTCCAGGAATCTATTATTTCTCTTATGATATCACATTAGCCAATAAACATCTGGCAATTGGGCTGGTACACAATGGGCAATTCAAGATAAAAACTTTTGATGCTAACACAGGGAACCATGATGTGGCCTCTGGATCCACAGTGATCTACCTTCAACCAGAAGATGAGGTATGGCTTGAGATCTTCTTCACagaccaaaatggccttttctcagatCCAAGTTGGGCAGACAGTTTATTTTCTGGATTTCTCTTATATGTTGACACAGACTACCTTGACTCCTTATCTGAAGAGGATGAACTATGA